The Bacillota bacterium genome contains a region encoding:
- a CDS encoding DUF433 domain-containing protein, giving the protein MNPLLKRITVDPNICFGKPCIRGTRIWVSLILDFLASGMTIEEILEEYPDLQREDIYAAIAYGAEMSRERYVDIATEATG; this is encoded by the coding sequence ATGAACCCTCTTCTGAAGAGAATTACCGTTGATCCGAATATCTGCTTCGGCAAGCCCTGTATCCGCGGCACAAGGATCTGGGTTTCTCTGATACTGGATTTTTTAGCCAGCGGGATGACCATTGAAGAAATATTGGAGGAGTATCCAGACCTTCAGCGGGAAGACATTTACGCTGCGATCGCTTACGGAGCAGAGATGTCCCGGGAGCGGTACGTGGATATCGCCACGGAGGCTACCGGATGA